One region of Brassica napus cultivar Da-Ae chromosome A10, Da-Ae, whole genome shotgun sequence genomic DNA includes:
- the LOC106370956 gene encoding cactin-like codes for MGSHGKSSRDRDRYAKQKKRRDESESESDSYSSDSDGSSPPRSSRRRKGSSRSSSRRRYHSSDDSSDSDGGRKSKKRTSSRKPSEEEIKEYIARKAQKKALRAAKKLKTQSVSGYSNDSNPFGDSNLTEAFVWRKKIEKDVHHGVPLEEFSVKAEKRRRGERMTEVEKVKKRREERAVEKARHEEEMALLARERARAEFQDWEKKEEEFHFDQSKVRSEIRLREGRLKPIDVLCKHLDGSDDMDIELSEPYMVFKGLSVKDMEELRDDIKMYLDSDRATPTRVQYWEALIVVCDWELAEARKRDALDRARVRGEEPPAELLAQERGLHAGVEADVRKLLDGKTHSELVELQLDIESQLRSGSAKVVEYWEAVLKRLDIYKAKACLKEIHAEMLRRHLHRLEQRSEDVEANHRLSPVVEGNEEEINDMNHSDSEEAFSPEPIAEEEEDAYVETEAAGSFSPELMHGDDREEAIDPEEDKKLLELKRMVVLEKQKKRIKEAMVSKPPPVEDNLEFKAMKAMGEMEEGDAVFGSKAEVNLDSEVYWWHDKYRPRKPKYFNRVHTGYEWNKYNQTHYDHDNPPPKTVQGYKFNIFYPDLVDKIKAPTFTIEKDGTSSETCMIRFHAGPPYEDIAFRIVNKEWEYSHKKGFKCTFERGILHLYFNFKRHRYRR; via the exons ATGGGTTCTCATGGTAAGAGTAGCAGAGACAGAGATAGATATGCCAAGCAGAAGAAGCGGAGAGATGAGTCTGAGTCTGAGTCCGACTCTTACTCCTCTGACTCGGACGGTTCGTCCCCGCCCAGGAGCTCCAGGAGGAGGAAGGGCAGCAGCAGAAGCAGCAGTCGTCGACGCTATCATTCAAGCGATGATTCTTCTGATAGCGATGGTGGACGGAAGAGTAAGAAGAGAACTTCGTCTAGGAAGCCTTCAGAGGAAGAAATCAAGGAGTATATCGCCAGAAAGGCTCAGAAGAAG GCATTACGTGCAGCAAAGAAACTGAAGACTCAGTCAGTGTCTGGGTACTCCAATGATTCAAACCCGTTTGGGGATTCGAATCTCACTGAGGC ATTTGTGTGGCGGAAGAAAATTGAAAAAGATGTTCACCATGGAGTACCGTTGGAGGAGTTTTCGGTTAAAGCTGAGAAAAGAAGACGGGGAGAAAGAATG ACAGAGGTTGAAAAGGTTaagaagaggagagaagagagagcagTGGAGAAAGCTCGACATGAGGAAGAAATG GCATTATTGGCTAGAGAACGTGCACGAGCTGAGTTTCAAGATTGGgagaagaaggaggaggag TTCCATTTCGATCAAAGCAAGGTGAGGTCAGAGATCAGATTGCGTGAAGGGCGACTGAAGCCTATTGACGTGCTCTGTAAGCACTTGGATGGTTCAGATGATATGGATATCGAGCTCAGTGAACCTTACATGGTTTTCAAG GGACTCAGTGTTAAAGATATGGAAGAGCTTCGTGATGATATCAAAATGTATCTGGATTCAGATCGGGCAACTCCAACACGCGTACAGTATTGGGAG GCACTTATTGTGGTATGCGATTGGGAGTTAGCTGAAGCTCGTAAAAGGGATGCTTTGGACCGTGCTAGAGTTAGAGGGGAGGAGCCTCCTGCAGAATTGCTTGCTCAAGAGAGGGGACTACACGCTGGTGTTGAAGCTGACGTGAGAAAACTTCTTGATGGGAAGACCCACTCGGAGCTTGTAGAACTGCAGTTGGACATCGAGTCCCAGCTGCGTTCTGGGTCAGCGAAAGTAGTAGAGTATTGGGAAGCGGTTCTTAAACGCCTCGATATATACAAGGCAAAG GCTTGCTTGAAAGAAATACACGCTGAGATGCTGAGGAGACATCTACATCGCCTCGAGCAACGTTCAGAGGATGTAGAAGCTAATCATCGCTTATCACCTGTGGTTGAAGGAAACGAGGAGGAGATAAACGATATGAATCATTCCGACTCTGAAGAAGCATTTTCTCCAGAGCCTATtgcggaggaagaagaagatgcttaTGTGGAAACAGAAGCGGCTGGTTCGTTTTCGCCAGAGCTCATGCACGGTGATGATCGTGAAGAAGCAATCGATCCCGAGGAAGACAAGAAGCTACTG GAATTGAAAcggatggttgtgttggagaaACAGAAGAAGCGGATCAAAGAAGCTATGGTCTCAAAACCACCACCTGTGGAAGATAACTTGGAGTTTAAAGCAATGAAAGCAATGGGAGAAATGGAAGAAGGAGATGCTGTATTTGGCTCTAAAGCTGAAGTGAACCTTGATTCTGAG GTATACTGGTGGCATGACAAGTACCGGCCAAgaaaaccaaagtatttcaacCGAGTCCACACAGGTTACGAGTGGAATAAGTATAACCAGACTCACTATGATCACGATAACCCGCCTCCAAAAACCGTTCAAGGGTACAAGTTCAACATCTTCTATCCAGATTTAGTAGATAAGATCAAGGCTCCCACGTTCACTATAGAAAAAGATGGGACAAGCTCCGAAACTTGTATGATCCGGTTCCATGCTGGTCCGCCTTATGAAGACATT GCGTTCCGGATTGTGAATAAGGAATGGGAGTATTCTCACAAGAAAGGTTTCAAATGCACGTTTGAGCGTGGGATTTTGCATCTGTACTTCAACTTCAAACGACACCGTTACAGGCGATAA
- the BNAA10G02260D gene encoding uncharacterized protein At1g03900: MSFEGEEEEETFEHTLLVVREVSVYKIPPRTTSGGYKCGEWLQSDKIWSGRLRVVSCKDRCEIRLEDSSSGDLFAACFVDPARRENSVEPSLDSSRYFVLRIDDGRGKYAFIGLGFAERNEAFDFNVALSDHEKYVRREKEKEAGETSESDDHIDIHPAVNHRLKEGETIRINVKPKPTTSGTGMLSAALSGNGKPKPLALAPPPSAATKTRSPLPPPPNDPIASRIASGGSKEPTDNTRRRNDPLSDLSQLKKNLPSTKGSGSTGAAGWAAF, translated from the exons ATGTCGTTCGAGggggaagaagaggaggagaccTTCGAGCACACGCTCCTCGTGGTGCGCGAGGTCTCCGTCTACAAGATCCCGCCGCGAACCACCTCCGGCGGGTACAAGTGCGGCGAGTGGCTCCAGTCCGACAAGATCTGGTCCGGCAGGCTCCGCGTCGTCTCCTGCAAGGACCGATGCGAGATCCGCCTCGAGGACTCGAGCTCCGGCGACCTGTTCGCGGCGTGTTTCGTGGATCCCGCGAGGAGAGAGAACTCCGTGGAGCCGTCGCTGGATTCGTCGAGGTATTTCGTGCTGAGGATCGACGACGGGCGTGGGAAGTACGCGTTCATCGGGCTGGGGTTCGCGGAGAGGAACGAGGCGTTTGATTTCAACGTGGCGTTGTCGGATCATGAGAAGTATGTGAGgagggagaaggagaaggaggctGGGGAGACGAGTGAGAGTGATGATCACATTGATATTCATCCCGCTGTTAATCATAGATTGAAG GAAGGTGAAACCATAAGAATCAACGTGAAGCCCAAACCAACGACAAGTGGCACTGGGATGCTCTCAGCTGCTCTTTCAGGGAACGGGAAGCCTAAACCTCTAGCACTTGCTCCACCACCAAGTGCTGCTACAAAAACCAGGTCTCCTTTACCGCCTCCACCAAATGATCCTATCGCTTCAAGGATCGCATCTGGTGGTTCTAAGGAACCAACGGATAACACAAGGCGCAGGAACGATCCACTGTCTGATCTATCTCAGCTCAAG AAGAATCTTCCTTCAACAAAGGGATCAGGATCGACAGGAGCTGCAGGATGGGCAGCTTTCTGA